From the genome of Anabrus simplex isolate iqAnaSimp1 chromosome X, ASM4041472v1, whole genome shotgun sequence, one region includes:
- the LOC137503274 gene encoding zinc finger protein ZFP2-like produces MRTHTGEKPFTCNVCGKSFIQGGKLTLHMRTHTGEKPYRCNVCGKSFSTKGSINDHMLTHTGEKPYRCNVCGKSFVQGGKLTEHMRTHTGEKPYSCNVCGKSFTTKGSLNDHMLSHTGEKPYSCNVCRKLFMQRCKLTEHMRTHTGQKPYKCNVCAKSFTRKGSLTDHMLTHTGEKPNSCNICGKSFRKKGHLTEHMRTHTGDEHYSCNVCGKSFIQRGKLTEHMRRHTGES; encoded by the coding sequence atgcggacccatacaggcgagaagccttttaCGTGCAATgtatgtggcaaatcattcatacagggagGCAAACTAACCTTACATATGcgaacccatacaggcgagaagccgtacaggtgcaatgtctgtggcaaatcattctcaACGAAAGGAAGTATAAATGATCATATGCTtacacatacaggcgagaagccatacagatgcaatgtctgtggcaagtcattcgtgcagggaggtaaactaaccgaacatatgcggacccatacaggcgagaagccgtacagttgcaatgtctgtggcaaatcattcacaacgaaaggaagtttaaatgatcatatgctttcccatacaggcgagaagccatacagctgcaatgtctgtagaaaaTTATTCATGCAGAGGTGTAAACTAAcagaacatatgcggacccatacaggccaGAAGCCTTACAAAtgcaatgtctgtgccaaatcattcacaaggaaaggcagtctgaccgatcatatgcttacccatacaggcgaaaagccaaacagctgcaatatctgtggcaaatcattcagaaagaaaggcCATCTGACCGAACATATGCGAACCCATACAGGCGATGAGcattacagttgcaatgtctgtggcaaatcattcatacagagaggtaaacttaccgaacatatgcggagacatacaggcgagtcataa